A window from Caulobacter sp. X encodes these proteins:
- the prmC gene encoding peptide chain release factor N(5)-glutamine methyltransferase gives MTQTLVKAWTAAKDRLKDAGIDQPSIDARLMLEVAAGVTRTEIVTDPYRELTAEQSAMLEEFLTRRARREPVSHIIGRKGFWKILLQVNKNVLTPRPETEVIVDEVLKAFPESMPFSMLDLGVGSGTILLAVLAERPAAKGLGVDASNEALAVARDNAANLDLNNRAALMHGDWTAGLADASFDLVVSNPPYIPSAVIETLEPEVRDHEPRLALDGGADGLDAYRLLAPEILRVLKPGGMFAVEIGYDQSKAVEALFRAAGAQQVRTIKDLSTHDRVVTGVKNPLETGA, from the coding sequence ATGACCCAGACCCTCGTCAAAGCCTGGACCGCCGCCAAGGATCGTCTGAAGGACGCCGGCATCGATCAGCCCTCGATCGACGCGCGCCTGATGCTGGAGGTCGCCGCCGGCGTCACCCGCACCGAGATCGTCACTGATCCCTATCGCGAACTGACCGCCGAGCAGTCGGCGATGCTCGAAGAGTTCCTGACCCGCCGCGCCCGCCGCGAACCGGTCAGCCACATCATCGGCCGCAAGGGTTTCTGGAAGATCCTGCTGCAGGTGAACAAGAACGTCCTGACCCCGCGTCCCGAGACCGAGGTCATCGTCGACGAGGTGCTGAAGGCTTTTCCCGAGAGCATGCCGTTCTCGATGCTGGATCTGGGCGTCGGCTCGGGCACGATCCTGCTGGCGGTGCTGGCCGAGCGGCCGGCGGCCAAGGGGCTGGGCGTGGATGCGTCCAACGAAGCCCTGGCCGTGGCGCGCGACAACGCCGCCAACCTCGATTTGAACAACCGCGCGGCGCTGATGCACGGCGACTGGACGGCGGGCCTGGCCGACGCCAGCTTCGACCTCGTGGTCTCCAACCCGCCCTACATTCCCTCGGCGGTGATCGAGACGCTGGAGCCGGAGGTTCGCGACCACGAACCGCGCCTGGCGCTGGACGGCGGCGCCGACGGCCTGGACGCCTACCGCCTGCTGGCGCCGGAGATCCTGCGGGTGCTCAAGCCCGGCGGCATGTTCGCCGTCGAGATCGGCTACGACCAGTCCAAGGCCGTCGAGGCTCTGTTCCGCGCGGCGGGCGCGCAACAGGTTCGGACGATCAAGGACCTGTCCACGCACGACCGTGTGGTGACCGGGGTGAAAAATCCCTTGGAAACCGGGGCGTGA
- a CDS encoding type II toxin-antitoxin system RelE/ParE family toxin yields the protein MKPYRLSRCARADLDDIWDYSEHRWGAQQAADYVRQIRMSIEMIAERPDLGWPDDSLRPGYRRRAAGSHVIFYRIGAQIEIVRVLHQSMNARALLS from the coding sequence ATGAAACCATACCGGCTGTCACGTTGCGCCAGGGCCGATCTCGACGACATCTGGGACTACTCCGAACACCGGTGGGGAGCCCAGCAGGCGGCCGACTATGTGCGCCAGATCCGAATGTCGATCGAGATGATCGCCGAGCGACCCGATCTGGGATGGCCCGACGACAGCCTTCGCCCCGGCTACCGACGCCGCGCCGCCGGTTCGCATGTGATTTTCTATAGAATTGGCGCCCAGATCGAGATTGTCCGGGTGCTGCACCAGAGCATGAACGCGAGGGCGCTTTTGAGCTGA
- a CDS encoding GNAT family N-acetyltransferase yields the protein MPPPTPYADHELADIVALVNSAYRGELAAKGWTSESYLLGGQRTDEETLRADLAAKPGATILTFRDGPEDKPYACAWLEPTDGEAWYVGMVTVSPLRQDGGLGRAMLEACEAHAKAKGGRRMRMTVISVRDTLIAWYQRRGYQLTGETQPFPYGDERFGQPQRDDLAFVVLEKAL from the coding sequence ATGCCCCCGCCCACGCCCTATGCGGACCACGAACTGGCCGACATCGTCGCCCTGGTGAACTCGGCCTATCGGGGCGAGCTGGCCGCCAAGGGCTGGACCAGCGAGAGCTATCTTCTGGGCGGCCAGCGCACCGACGAGGAGACCTTGCGCGCCGACCTCGCCGCCAAGCCCGGCGCGACGATCCTGACCTTCCGCGACGGGCCGGAAGACAAGCCCTACGCCTGCGCCTGGCTGGAGCCCACCGACGGCGAGGCCTGGTACGTCGGCATGGTCACCGTCTCGCCATTGCGCCAGGACGGCGGCCTGGGCCGCGCGATGCTGGAGGCCTGCGAGGCGCACGCCAAGGCGAAGGGCGGCCGGCGCATGCGGATGACCGTCATCTCGGTCCGCGACACCCTGATCGCCTGGTACCAGCGCCGCGGCTACCAGCTGACCGGCGAGACCCAGCCCTTCCCCTATGGCGACGAGCGGTTCGGCCAGCCCCAGCGCGACGACCTGGCGTTCGTGGTGCTGGAAAAGGCGCTGTAA
- a CDS encoding MOSC domain-containing protein yields the protein MDAKIASLYRHPVKGFTPERLSAVTLEAGACFPCDRLYAVEDGPSGFDPAAPDHISKMKFTVLAKIPAVARVRTAYDEASSVLSAKAHGHPDFAGDLRAPAGRAGFEAWLAAFLGEKASGPLKVIEGPGAHRFMDSKSGFVSIVNLASVRDLGQRIGRALDPLRFRANLYVEGWPAWVENDWTGRTLSIGGATAQVLKPIVRCAATHVDPGAGERDADLVKALFDLYGHMFCGIYLSVTVGGAVAEGDGVAVG from the coding sequence ATGGACGCCAAGATCGCCTCGCTGTACCGCCACCCCGTCAAGGGGTTCACGCCCGAGCGGCTGAGCGCCGTCACGCTGGAGGCGGGGGCGTGTTTTCCCTGCGATCGGCTGTACGCCGTCGAGGACGGGCCGAGCGGTTTCGATCCGGCCGCGCCGGACCACATCTCGAAGATGAAGTTCACGGTGCTGGCCAAGATCCCGGCGGTCGCCCGCGTGCGCACCGCCTATGACGAGGCCAGCAGCGTGCTCTCCGCCAAGGCCCACGGACATCCGGACTTCGCCGGCGACCTGCGCGCTCCGGCCGGACGCGCGGGCTTCGAGGCCTGGCTGGCCGCCTTTCTGGGCGAGAAAGCTTCGGGGCCTCTGAAGGTGATCGAAGGCCCGGGCGCGCACCGCTTCATGGACAGCAAGTCCGGCTTCGTCTCGATCGTGAACCTGGCCAGCGTGCGAGACCTTGGTCAGCGTATCGGCCGCGCGCTGGATCCCCTGCGCTTTCGCGCCAATCTCTATGTCGAAGGCTGGCCGGCCTGGGTCGAGAACGACTGGACCGGCCGGACGCTGAGCATCGGCGGGGCGACCGCGCAGGTGCTGAAACCCATCGTCCGCTGCGCAGCCACTCACGTCGATCCGGGCGCCGGCGAACGCGACGCCGACCTCGTCAAGGCGCTGTTCGACCTCTACGGCCACATGTTCTGCGGAATCTATCTGTCGGTGACGGTCGGCGGCGCGGTGGCGGAGGGGGATGGGGTGGCTGTGGGCTAA
- a CDS encoding YihY/virulence factor BrkB family protein, whose protein sequence is MSDAKPRPILSWLRSRPYHLAPWIVLLAAAPFALPRKRTETPIDDPPGLSEARAMPPHDFEAAEPRRGRAAHHPVHIPLLGWRDIVWRTWREIGVDRLPAVAGGVTFYTLLALIPAIGAFVSLYGLFADVRTVEQQLRDMAGVFPPSVVKIVGEQMLRLASQGETKLGVAFGFSLLLSVWSANASMRTLFDGLNIAYDEEEKRHIVRRTLLSYGFTVCALVYAAAVSSVLIVTPWLMKAARLPALDAFWGPIRWVMVMAMTAVAFAVLYRFAPSRAQARWRWVWIGAVTASAGWLVGSLGFSTYVNRVAHFDATYGPLGAIIAFMVWVWFSIMAILIGAELNAEIEHQTAVDSTTGPEQPMGARGAAMADTVGLAFHPWELIRREAGVVKRMTGGAWKRVRGR, encoded by the coding sequence ATGAGCGACGCAAAGCCGCGTCCGATCCTGTCCTGGCTGCGATCCCGGCCCTACCACCTGGCGCCGTGGATCGTGCTGCTGGCCGCCGCGCCGTTCGCCTTGCCCCGCAAGCGGACCGAGACGCCGATCGACGACCCGCCGGGCCTGTCAGAAGCCCGCGCCATGCCGCCCCACGACTTCGAGGCGGCCGAGCCGCGCCGAGGCCGGGCCGCGCATCATCCGGTCCATATTCCCCTGCTTGGCTGGCGCGACATCGTCTGGCGGACCTGGCGCGAGATCGGCGTCGACCGGCTCCCCGCCGTCGCCGGAGGCGTCACCTTCTACACCCTGCTGGCCCTGATCCCCGCGATCGGCGCCTTCGTGTCGCTGTACGGCCTGTTCGCCGACGTGCGCACGGTCGAGCAGCAACTGCGCGACATGGCCGGCGTCTTCCCCCCGTCCGTGGTCAAGATCGTCGGCGAGCAGATGCTGCGCCTGGCCAGCCAGGGCGAGACCAAGCTGGGCGTGGCGTTCGGCTTTTCGCTGCTGCTGTCGGTGTGGAGCGCCAACGCCAGCATGCGAACGCTCTTCGACGGGCTGAACATCGCCTATGACGAGGAGGAGAAGCGCCACATCGTGCGGCGCACCCTGCTTAGCTACGGCTTCACCGTCTGCGCCCTGGTCTATGCCGCCGCCGTGTCGAGCGTCCTGATCGTCACGCCGTGGCTGATGAAGGCCGCGCGGCTGCCGGCGCTGGACGCCTTCTGGGGCCCGATCCGCTGGGTGATGGTGATGGCGATGACGGCGGTCGCCTTCGCCGTGCTCTACCGCTTCGCCCCCAGCCGGGCGCAGGCGCGGTGGCGGTGGGTCTGGATCGGAGCCGTCACGGCGTCGGCGGGCTGGCTGGTCGGTTCGCTGGGCTTTTCGACCTACGTCAACCGCGTCGCCCACTTCGACGCGACCTATGGGCCGCTGGGGGCGATCATCGCCTTCATGGTCTGGGTGTGGTTCTCGATCATGGCGATCCTGATCGGCGCCGAGCTGAACGCCGAGATCGAGCACCAGACCGCCGTCGACTCCACCACCGGCCCCGAGCAGCCGATGGGCGCGCGCGGGGCGGCCATGGCCGACACGGTGGGCCTGGCCTTCCATCCCTGGGAGCTGATCCGCCGCGAGGCCGGGGTCGTGAAGCGGATGACCGGCGGCGCGTGGAAACGCGTGCGCGGGCGCTAG
- a CDS encoding methyl-accepting chemotaxis protein: MLRLRNLSIMARLRLVVLFSGIGLAIAIGVGLLNLSGSMHADIAAKTRSQVETAVSVADHYYAESKAGRMSEDEAKAAAIGALKAMRYGGQEYFWITDLNTRMVMHPMKPQLDGTDVSEKRDPKGKALFSEMTKVAKADGRGFVNYMWPKPGHDQPQPKISYVALMPAWGWIVGSGVYVDDIQDAIGKEALKLAAIGLVLLLIVGVGAALLGQTITRPIMTLTQRMSGLAEGDKDSPVPFADLANETGEMARALAVFRQAALDRERLEAETAAMRDQATAESQKRAEAERAAAEVQRRVVTDVTAVAARLAAGDLTVRLARDFPADYTELRENLNAALAQLASAMKAVRDNALGIQHGADDIASASDNLSRRTEQQAATLEETTAALGELTNTVQRSATGARQARAAVAVAQEQAQHSGAVADKAVAAMGQIEDSSQQITNIIGVIDEIAFQTNLLALNAGVEAARAGESGKGFAVVAQEVRALAQRSAEAAKEIKGLIGASSRQIDEGVTLVREMGDAMQGIVGKVDEIDGLMGGIASLAADQSEGLGQINIAMSQIDQNTQQNAAMVEEATAAVHSLKNETNQLAKLVSQFDVDDSSRDAGAEPLRASA; the protein is encoded by the coding sequence ATGTTGAGGCTGCGCAATCTCTCCATCATGGCGCGCCTGCGTCTGGTGGTGCTGTTCTCGGGTATCGGCCTGGCGATCGCGATCGGCGTCGGCTTGCTGAACCTGTCCGGCTCGATGCACGCCGACATCGCGGCGAAGACGCGCAGCCAGGTCGAGACGGCCGTATCGGTCGCCGACCACTATTACGCCGAGTCCAAGGCCGGGCGGATGAGCGAAGACGAGGCCAAGGCGGCCGCGATCGGCGCGCTGAAAGCCATGCGTTACGGCGGCCAGGAGTACTTCTGGATCACCGATCTCAACACCCGGATGGTGATGCACCCGATGAAGCCGCAGCTGGACGGCACGGACGTCTCCGAGAAGCGCGACCCGAAGGGCAAGGCGCTGTTCTCCGAGATGACCAAGGTCGCCAAGGCGGATGGGCGCGGCTTCGTGAACTACATGTGGCCCAAGCCCGGCCATGATCAGCCGCAGCCGAAGATCTCGTACGTGGCGCTGATGCCGGCCTGGGGCTGGATCGTCGGGTCCGGCGTCTATGTGGACGACATTCAGGATGCGATCGGCAAGGAGGCCCTGAAGCTGGCCGCCATCGGGCTTGTGCTTCTGCTGATCGTCGGCGTCGGGGCCGCCCTTCTGGGCCAGACGATCACGCGGCCCATCATGACCCTGACCCAGCGGATGAGCGGCCTGGCGGAAGGCGACAAGGACAGCCCCGTCCCCTTCGCCGACCTGGCCAACGAGACGGGCGAGATGGCCCGCGCCCTGGCCGTCTTCCGTCAAGCCGCCCTGGACCGCGAGCGCCTCGAGGCCGAAACCGCGGCCATGCGCGACCAGGCGACCGCTGAAAGCCAGAAGCGCGCGGAAGCCGAACGCGCGGCCGCCGAGGTTCAGCGCCGCGTGGTCACGGACGTCACCGCCGTCGCGGCGCGACTGGCCGCGGGCGACCTGACCGTGCGCCTGGCGCGAGATTTCCCCGCCGACTACACCGAGCTGCGCGAGAACCTGAACGCGGCGCTGGCGCAGCTGGCCTCGGCGATGAAGGCCGTGCGCGACAACGCCCTGGGCATTCAGCACGGCGCCGACGACATCGCCTCGGCTTCGGACAATCTGTCGCGTCGCACCGAGCAGCAGGCGGCCACCCTGGAAGAGACCACGGCCGCCCTGGGCGAGCTGACCAACACCGTCCAGCGCTCGGCGACGGGCGCGCGTCAGGCTCGCGCCGCGGTCGCCGTGGCCCAGGAGCAGGCCCAGCACAGCGGCGCGGTCGCCGACAAGGCCGTGGCCGCCATGGGCCAGATCGAGGACTCCTCGCAGCAGATCACCAACATCATCGGCGTCATCGACGAGATCGCCTTCCAGACCAACCTCCTGGCGCTGAACGCCGGGGTCGAGGCCGCTCGGGCCGGCGAGAGCGGCAAGGGCTTCGCGGTCGTCGCCCAGGAAGTGCGGGCCCTGGCCCAGCGCTCGGCCGAGGCCGCCAAGGAGATCAAGGGCCTGATCGGGGCCTCGTCGCGGCAGATCGACGAAGGCGTCACCCTGGTGCGCGAGATGGGCGACGCCATGCAGGGCATCGTCGGCAAGGTGGATGAAATCGACGGCCTGATGGGCGGCATCGCCAGCCTCGCGGCGGACCAGTCGGAAGGCCTGGGGCAGATCAATATCGCCATGTCGCAGATCGACCAGAACACGCAGCAGAACGCCGCCATGGTCGAGGAGGCGACCGCCGCGGTCCACTCGCTGAAGAACGAGACGAACCAGTTGGCGAAACTGGTCAGTCAGTTCGATGTCGATGACTCGTCGCGCGACGCCGGCGCCGAGCCGCTGCGCGCCAGCGCCTAG
- a CDS encoding PLP-dependent aminotransferase family protein, translating into MASPWTPIIPDGDGPLYERLVAALRADVAKGALAAGARLPPQRDLAYRLGIGLGTVTRAYVEAEKAGLVSAHVGRGSFVNAPADHRAPVREGPINLAQNIAPAGPAASRIAEALARLRRRPDLLEHLAYAPAAGHEAQRRAGALWLARFGGFDGADWSRLVCCNGAQQGLALAMGAVARGGGTVLCEASTYNGVKALAAHMGLRLKGVALDEEGLSPDALEAAVKATGARVLSVIPTLQNPTGRIMSVSRREAIAALARRLDLTIIEDDIYGAYAPDAPPPLALLAPERTFHVSGVSKTLGPGLRAGFLVAPTQAAFERVLDAVRALTYAPSGFGGLVATQWIEDGAADQIVEEVREEAAARLSLAREILGSAIEPPRSDCAPHVWLPMSELEAERLAGRALRGGAEVTPPDAPIVEPGLVTGVRVCLGAAPDRQALRQGLEIVAGALSSEVGERSRAVI; encoded by the coding sequence TTGGCCTCGCCCTGGACCCCCATCATTCCCGACGGCGACGGGCCGCTTTACGAGCGGCTGGTCGCGGCCTTGCGGGCGGACGTCGCCAAAGGCGCGCTGGCGGCGGGGGCGCGGCTGCCGCCCCAGCGGGACCTGGCCTACCGGCTGGGGATCGGCCTGGGCACGGTCACCCGCGCCTATGTCGAGGCCGAGAAGGCGGGGCTGGTCAGCGCCCATGTCGGCCGCGGCAGCTTCGTCAACGCGCCCGCCGATCACCGCGCGCCGGTCCGCGAGGGGCCGATCAACCTGGCCCAGAACATCGCGCCGGCGGGCCCCGCCGCCAGCCGGATCGCCGAGGCCTTGGCTCGCTTGCGCCGCCGGCCGGACCTTCTGGAGCACCTGGCCTACGCCCCGGCGGCCGGTCACGAGGCCCAGCGGCGAGCCGGCGCGCTATGGCTGGCGAGGTTCGGCGGTTTCGACGGCGCGGACTGGTCGCGCCTGGTCTGCTGCAACGGCGCCCAGCAGGGCCTGGCCCTGGCCATGGGCGCGGTCGCCCGAGGCGGGGGCACGGTCCTGTGCGAGGCCTCGACCTATAACGGCGTCAAGGCGCTGGCGGCGCACATGGGTCTGCGCCTGAAGGGCGTGGCGCTGGACGAGGAGGGGCTGAGCCCCGACGCGCTGGAGGCGGCCGTGAAGGCGACCGGCGCGCGCGTGCTGTCCGTGATCCCGACCCTGCAGAACCCGACCGGGCGGATCATGAGCGTGTCGCGGCGCGAGGCGATCGCGGCCCTGGCCCGGCGGCTCGACCTGACGATCATCGAGGACGACATCTACGGGGCCTACGCCCCGGACGCGCCGCCGCCTCTGGCCCTGCTGGCGCCCGAGCGGACCTTCCATGTCTCGGGCGTGTCGAAGACGCTGGGGCCTGGCCTGCGCGCCGGCTTCCTGGTCGCGCCGACCCAGGCCGCCTTCGAGCGCGTGCTGGATGCGGTGCGGGCCCTGACCTACGCGCCCTCCGGCTTCGGCGGCCTGGTGGCGACCCAGTGGATCGAGGACGGCGCGGCCGACCAGATCGTCGAGGAGGTCCGCGAGGAGGCCGCGGCGCGCCTGTCCCTGGCCCGCGAGATCCTGGGTTCGGCGATCGAGCCGCCGCGCTCGGACTGCGCGCCCCACGTCTGGCTTCCCATGAGCGAGCTGGAGGCCGAGCGCCTGGCGGGCCGAGCCCTGCGCGGCGGGGCCGAGGTGACGCCCCCCGACGCGCCGATCGTCGAGCCGGGTCTCGTCACCGGCGTCCGCGTCTGCCTGGGCGCGGCGCCAGACCGTCAGGCGCTTCGCCAGGGCCTGGAGATCGTGGCCGGGGCGCTGTCCAGCGAAGTCGGCGAGCGCTCGCGCGCGGTGATCTAG
- a CDS encoding type II toxin-antitoxin system ParD family antitoxin, protein MASKNTSVTLGDHFQAFIDSQVADGRYGSASEVIRAGLRLLEDNEAKLKALRAALIEGEESGFIEDFDFDAFIEKKLRASAPPGFHEE, encoded by the coding sequence ATGGCCAGCAAAAATACCTCCGTGACCCTGGGCGACCACTTCCAGGCTTTCATCGACAGCCAGGTCGCTGATGGGCGGTATGGTTCCGCGAGCGAGGTCATAAGGGCTGGACTGCGCCTGCTGGAGGACAACGAAGCCAAGCTGAAGGCGCTGCGCGCCGCGCTGATCGAGGGCGAGGAAAGCGGCTTCATCGAGGATTTCGACTTCGACGCTTTCATTGAAAAGAAGCTGCGGGCCTCGGCTCCCCCAGGCTTCCACGAAGAATGA
- a CDS encoding DUF4167 domain-containing protein has translation MRDFKGMKRQRGRNNRGGNGGKPQQHNANRAFDSNGPEGVKVRGAAQSVYEKYQQLARDASSSGDRVLAENYLQHAEHYFRVLRAIQPNRPVADIVGKDVYAAYEIDFEAEPPEEPEVAETPAEGQAQGEGGEGEGGEQRRDRFESRDRDRNRDRDRNRDDRPRDDRNRDDRNRDRDRWRDRDDRDRDRDRNRDDRPRDDRPRDDRPRDDRPRDDRPRDDRPREDRFRDRDDRPRDDRPAAEGDQPQGEGEFREGRRRRDRNRDRDWQPRGERDPMAVIEPEASPLTAEASASEGSPLLRGQDGAVSHAPAFLGRKTERAAPEAAPAPEASADGEEVKKPRRRRAPRSFESGEGAPAESGSDEG, from the coding sequence ATGAGAGATTTCAAAGGCATGAAGCGCCAACGCGGCCGCAACAATCGCGGCGGCAACGGCGGCAAGCCTCAGCAGCACAACGCTAACCGCGCGTTCGACTCGAACGGTCCGGAAGGCGTGAAGGTGCGCGGCGCGGCCCAGAGCGTCTACGAGAAGTACCAGCAGCTGGCTCGCGACGCCTCGTCGTCCGGCGACCGGGTGCTCGCGGAAAACTATCTGCAGCACGCCGAGCACTACTTCCGCGTCCTGCGCGCCATCCAACCGAATCGTCCGGTGGCCGACATCGTCGGCAAGGACGTCTACGCCGCCTACGAGATCGACTTCGAGGCCGAGCCGCCGGAAGAGCCGGAAGTCGCCGAGACGCCGGCCGAGGGCCAGGCCCAGGGCGAGGGCGGCGAGGGCGAGGGCGGCGAGCAACGCCGCGACCGCTTCGAAAGCCGCGACCGGGACCGCAATCGCGATCGCGACCGCAACCGCGATGATCGCCCCCGTGACGATCGTAACCGAGACGATCGCAACCGTGATCGCGACCGCTGGCGCGACCGTGACGATCGCGACCGCGATCGGGATCGCAACCGCGACGACCGTCCCCGCGATGATCGTCCCCGTGACGACCGCCCCCGTGACGACCGCCCGCGCGACGACCGTCCCCGGGACGACCGTCCTCGCGAAGACCGCTTCCGCGACCGTGACGATCGTCCCCGCGACGACCGGCCCGCCGCCGAGGGCGACCAGCCTCAGGGCGAGGGCGAATTCCGCGAAGGCCGCCGCCGCCGCGACCGCAATCGCGACCGCGACTGGCAGCCGCGCGGCGAGCGCGATCCGATGGCCGTGATCGAGCCGGAAGCCTCGCCCCTGACCGCCGAGGCGTCGGCCAGCGAGGGCTCGCCCCTGCTGCGCGGCCAGGACGGCGCCGTCAGCCACGCCCCGGCGTTCCTCGGCCGCAAGACCGAACGCGCCGCCCCCGAGGCCGCGCCCGCGCCCGAAGCCTCGGCCGACGGCGAAGAGGTCAAGAAGCCCCGCCGCCGCCGCGCCCCGCGCAGCTTCGAGTCGGGCGAAGGCGCTCCGGCCGAGAGCGGTTCCGACGAGGGCTGA
- a CDS encoding class I SAM-dependent methyltransferase, with translation MPELLIGCGNSRDKRVGDASNPGWNDLTTLDIDPHSGADVIHDLNILPYPFADDHFDEIHAYEVLEHTGQQGDWRFFLAQFSEFWRILKHGGLLCATCPSVTSRWAWGDPGHTRVIQPETLVFLQQPRYEQVGRTAMTDYRAFYQADFDLAFSEDNGEGFKFALRAIKPSRIQPKG, from the coding sequence ATGCCGGAACTTCTGATCGGCTGCGGCAATAGCCGCGACAAGCGCGTCGGCGATGCGTCCAATCCGGGATGGAACGACCTGACCACGCTGGACATCGATCCGCACTCCGGCGCCGACGTCATCCACGACCTCAACATCCTGCCCTATCCGTTCGCCGACGACCATTTCGACGAGATCCACGCCTATGAGGTGCTGGAGCACACCGGTCAGCAAGGTGATTGGCGCTTCTTCCTGGCGCAGTTCAGCGAGTTCTGGCGCATCCTGAAGCACGGCGGCCTGCTATGCGCCACCTGTCCGTCGGTGACCTCGCGCTGGGCGTGGGGCGATCCGGGGCACACCCGGGTGATCCAGCCCGAGACGCTCGTCTTCCTGCAGCAGCCTCGCTACGAGCAGGTCGGCCGCACGGCCATGACCGACTACCGCGCCTTCTACCAGGCCGACTTCGATCTGGCGTTCAGCGAGGACAATGGCGAGGGCTTCAAGTTCGCCCTGCGGGCCATCAAGCCGTCGCGGATCCAGCCGAAGGGCTAA
- a CDS encoding M48 family metallopeptidase — protein MAFLRRLTLPLLLAAATALGGCAYNADLGRDQLLIVNDDSLARDGEKAWADTLRTAYISKEPRKNDRVRAVGQRVIEAAGLSNRPWDYAVFLDEAPNAFVLPGGHVGVTVGLLSMVQNDDQLAAVIGHEAGHVVAHHAAERASQQTTAKVLLGIAGAAAGSSDFGKLLKDHGDDAARYGVLLPFSRKQELEADRLGVDFMQRAGYRPREAVKLWRNMQAMDEAQNAKGAEGDLGSTHPSDAVRIQALERYLASKGW, from the coding sequence ATGGCCTTTCTTCGTCGCCTGACCCTGCCGCTGCTCCTGGCCGCCGCGACCGCGTTGGGCGGCTGCGCGTACAACGCCGACCTCGGACGCGATCAGCTGCTGATCGTCAACGACGACAGCCTGGCCCGCGATGGCGAGAAGGCCTGGGCCGACACCCTGCGCACCGCCTACATCTCCAAGGAGCCGCGCAAGAACGACCGCGTGCGGGCCGTCGGCCAGCGCGTGATCGAGGCGGCGGGGCTTTCGAACAGGCCCTGGGACTACGCGGTGTTCCTGGACGAGGCGCCGAACGCCTTCGTGTTGCCGGGCGGCCATGTCGGGGTGACGGTGGGGCTGCTGTCCATGGTCCAGAACGACGACCAACTGGCCGCGGTGATCGGCCACGAGGCCGGCCACGTCGTCGCCCACCACGCGGCCGAGCGCGCCTCGCAGCAGACCACGGCCAAGGTGCTGCTGGGCATCGCCGGCGCGGCGGCCGGGAGCAGTGATTTCGGCAAGCTTCTGAAGGACCACGGCGACGACGCGGCCAGGTACGGCGTGCTGCTGCCGTTCTCGCGCAAGCAGGAGCTTGAGGCCGATCGCCTGGGCGTCGACTTCATGCAGCGCGCCGGTTACCGCCCGCGCGAGGCGGTGAAGCTGTGGCGGAACATGCAGGCCATGGACGAGGCCCAGAACGCCAAGGGCGCGGAGGGCGATCTGGGCTCGACCCACCCGTCCGACGCGGTGCGGATCCAGGCCCTGGAAAGATATCTGGCGAGCAAGGGCTGGTAG
- a CDS encoding LysE family translocator, with protein MTSELLLAYVLFCFATAGTPGPNNMMLLASGANFGFRRTVLHILGISCGLGFMVLCMGFGLGSVFKAFPVLHEILRWVGAGYMLWLAWKIGTSDKVSDREAASRPMTFLQAAAFQWVNPKAWAMALGAVTTYAPEGGSWTIVPLLAGTFMLVGAPCSAAWAGFGQGLRPFLDRPAVLRTFNVTMAVLLVVSLLPMIFEHGKPPRLDARDLAIGAPPIVVTPWRG; from the coding sequence ATGACTTCCGAACTGCTGCTCGCCTACGTCCTGTTCTGCTTCGCCACGGCCGGCACGCCGGGCCCGAACAACATGATGCTGCTGGCCTCGGGCGCGAACTTCGGCTTCCGCCGCACGGTGCTGCACATCCTGGGGATCAGCTGCGGCCTGGGCTTCATGGTGCTGTGCATGGGCTTTGGACTGGGAAGCGTGTTCAAGGCCTTCCCCGTGCTGCACGAGATCCTGCGCTGGGTGGGCGCGGGCTACATGCTGTGGCTGGCCTGGAAGATCGGGACCTCGGACAAGGTCAGCGACCGCGAGGCGGCCAGCCGGCCGATGACCTTCCTGCAGGCCGCGGCGTTCCAGTGGGTGAACCCCAAGGCCTGGGCGATGGCGCTGGGCGCGGTGACGACCTATGCGCCCGAGGGCGGCTCGTGGACGATCGTGCCGCTGCTGGCCGGGACCTTCATGCTGGTCGGCGCGCCGTGCAGCGCCGCCTGGGCGGGATTTGGGCAAGGGCTTAGGCCGTTCCTGGACCGTCCGGCGGTCCTGCGGACCTTCAACGTGACCATGGCCGTCCTCCTGGTCGTGTCGCTGCTGCCCATGATCTTCGAGCACGGCAAGCCGCCCAGGCTGGATGCGCGGGACCTGGCGATCGGCGCGCCGCCGATTGTCGTCACGCCCTGGCGCGGCTGA